A genomic stretch from Malus domestica chromosome 15, GDT2T_hap1 includes:
- the LOC103401249 gene encoding BEL1-like homeodomain protein 4 translates to MGIATLPPLPPPPSKANLHHHHHSIDSENYYNPLNSMSQDYHQGIFTFSNGFERSAMTSHQEQQRQQQHHLAQQIRREKLRVQGFETPAPSPLVGLDEEESSGLPAYETAGMLSEMFNYPPGSGPAGAAELLGHPMSTNYRMMPQPQQTAAVSAAADWYGRVGGGGLGPLGDSKNQHHPQISTINADSAAAMQLFLMNPSQPRSPSRPPSHTTSSTLHMLLPNPSTTTTNSLQGFAAASGGAAFGQFTWVPESHQGHEEGGNTAGGGGEIGGVVEGQGLSLSLSTSLQHLEAAKANEFGMGSESASSLLYYNNQGDHQHQGSNTQYKNLVSYHHQALHSLQQGGVVGGHHVGFGSSSSSFGVVNVLRNSKYVKAAQELLEEFCSVGRGQLKKSKFGGSTSGRHNTTTNPSSNPADTSGSGGGTSSSLSKDVPPLSAADRIEHQRRKVKLLSMLDEVDRRYNHYCEQMQMVVNAFDLVMGFGAAVPYTALAQKAMSRHFRCLKDTVTAQLKHSCELLGEKDGAGTSGITKGETPRLKLLEQSLRQQRAFHQMGMMEQEAWRPQRGLPERSVSILRAWLFEHFLHPYPSDADKHLLARQTGLSRNQVSNWFINARVRLWKPMVEEMYQQEANEEEEEVGGGGGGGGGGGGAVSATADQERERNDNAGFSAQTPTPTMTTATTPPPTTNSPTGKRSDINASENDSSLIAINRHQQQQQHHPMMATTTSSAVAPPASQCFTAAAADDTCRSYGTTSGNANIAAHHDHPNSSNIGSSTLTSFGTTTAAGDVSLTLGLRHAGGGGGSNMPDKNSSSFSIRDFGGC, encoded by the exons ATGGGCATAGCAACTTTACCGCCACTCCCACCACCGCCATCAAAGGCAAATcttcatcaccaccaccactcaATTGATTCAGAAAACTACTACAATCCTCTTAATTCTATGTCCCAAGACTACCACCAAGGCATCTTTACCTTCTCCAATGGCTTCGAGAGATCTGCTATGACAAGCCACCAAGAACAACAGCGGCAGCAACAACACCACTTGGCACAGCAGATCCGGAGGGAAAAGCTGAGGGTGCAAGGCTTCGAAACCCCTGCCCCGTCGCCACTTGTTGGCCTAGACGAGGAAGAATCCAGTGGCCTCCCAGCATATGAAACCGCCGGCATGTTGTCTGAGATGTTCAATTACCCTCCAGGCAGCGGCCCTGCTGGGGCTGCCGAACTACTAGGGCATCCAATGTCAACCAACTATCGGATGATGCCTCAGCCGCAACAGACTGCTGCCGTGTCTGCTGCGGCCGACTGGTACGGAAGAGTGGGTGGTGGTGGGCTGGGACCATTGGGAGATTCAAAAAATCAGCACCATCCCCAGATTTCAACAATTAATGCAGACTCAGCGGCAGCCATGCAGCTTTTCCTAATGAACCCATCACAACCAAGATCGCCTTCTCGTCCTCCTTCTCACACCACTTCTTCCACCCTTCACATGTTGCTTCCaaatccatccaccaccaccaccaattcACTCCAAGGGTTTGCCGCCGCGTCCGGAGGAGCGGCTTTTGGTCAATTCACTTGGGTTCCTGAGAGTCATCAAGGCCATGAAGAAGGAGGCAATACCGCTGGCGGCGGTGGTGAAATTGGTGGGGTTGTGGAAGGCCAAGGACTTTCATTGTCTCTATCAACTTCTTTGCAGCACTTGGAGGCAGCAAAAGCTAACGAATTCGGGATGGGATCAGAGAGTGCTAGTAGCTTATTGTATTACAATAATCAAGGAGATCATCAACATCAAGGGTCTAATACTCAATACAAGAATTTGGTTTCCTACCATCATCAGGCATTGCATAGTTTGCAGCAAGGTGGCGTTGTAGGCGGTCATCATGTCGGTTTCGGGTCGTCGTCATCATCGTTCGGAGTTGTGAACGTGTTGAGGAACTCCAAGTATGTGAAGGCTGCCCAAGAATTGTTGGAAGAGTTTTGCAGTGTAGGGAGGGGTCAGCTCAAGAAGAGCAAGTTTGGTGGTAGTACTAGTGGTAGGCATAACACCACCACAAACCCTAGTTCCAATCCAGCTGACACTAGTGGCAGCGGCGGTGGTACCTCTTCATCTTTATCAAAGGATGTGCCTCCGTTATCAGCCGCTGATAGGATTGAACATCAACGAAGGAAAGTCAAACTACTGTCCATGCTTGATGAG GTGGATCGAAGGTACAATCACTACTGCGAACAAATGCAGATGGTGGTAAACGCATTCGATCTGGTGATGGGTTTCGGAGCGGCGGTGCCGTACACAGCCTTAGCTCAAAAGGCCATGTCAAGACATTTTCGGTGCCTAAAGGACACGGTCACGGCACAGTTGAAGCACAGCTGTGAGCTACTTGGAGAGAAAGATGGTGCGGGAACCTCAGGAATAACCAAAGGAGAGACCCCAAGGCTGAAGCTTCTAGAGCAAAGCCTAAGACAGCAAAGAGCATTTCATCAAATGGGCATGATGGAACAAGAAGCTTGGAGGCCCCAACGGGGCCTGCCGGAACGCTCAGTCAGCATCTTGAGAGCCTGGCTTTTTGAGCATTTTCTTCACCC GTATCCAAGCGATGCTGATAAGCATCTGTTGGCTCGACAGACTGGACTATCCCGAAATCAg GTCTCAAATTGGTTCATAAATGCTAGGGTTCGATTGTGGAAACCCATGGTGGAAGAGATGTACCAGCAAGAAgccaatgaagaagaagaagaagtaggaggaggaggaggaggaggaggaggaggaggaggagctgTTAGTGCAACAGCAGATCAAGAGAGAGAACGTAACGACAATGCTGGCTTCTCTGCACAAACTCCAACGCCTACAATGACAACTGCCACGACACCACCACCAACAACAAATTCGCCAACAGGCAAAAGATCCGATATCAATGCCTCTGAAAACGACTCTTCACTCATAGCAATCAATAGGCAtcagcaacagcagcagcacCACCCCATGATggccaccaccacctcctctGCGGTGGCGCCGCCTGCTTCCCAGTGCTTCACCGCCGCGGCTGCCGACGACACGTGTCGCAGCTATGGGACCACCTCGGGTAATGCAAATATTGCAGCTCATCATGATCATCCAAATAGTAGTAATATCGGTTCTTCTACGCTTACAAGCTTCGGGACCACCACGGCAGCTGGTGACGTGTCACTCACTCTAGGGCTCCGCCatgctggtggtggtggtggaagcAATATGCCCGACAagaattcttcttctttctccattAGGGACTTCGGGGGCTGTTAA